A window from Flammeovirgaceae bacterium encodes these proteins:
- a CDS encoding aldehyde dehydrogenase (NADP(+)), which produces MSFKDATLAEVDAAMNEAHVAFLSYKNFDGKKRAAFLRAIADEIEALGDELVKTAMGETALPEARIIGERGRTTGHCRMFADYIEEGSWVEARIDTAMPDRTPAPKPDIRKKLVPLGPVVVFGAANFPLAYSTAGGDTASALAAGCPVIVKAHPAHAKTSELVAGAIKKAMGKTGMPAGVFQHLHGAGFEVGQALVKHPRASAVGFTGSYLGGKALFDMANQRPTPIPVFAEMSSTNPVILLPDSLARDYEQTAGMLASSMVLGVGQFCTNPGLIFAVEGDGLGQFIKHLSAAISKSLPAEMLHEGIARNYVKRLSETLSQKGVKLEVQAQAESKVGDKDQGRPTVASVQAPVFMENPSLAEEVFGPFSLIVRCKDMNELNTVMARVHGQLTSTLIGGEKEIAKHTNLINILMGKAGRLIINGVPTGVEVCPSQNHGGPFPSTTDSRFTAVGTDAIKRFARPVAFQNFPDSLLPDELKNANDKGIWRVVNGEMTRKGLG; this is translated from the coding sequence ATGTCATTCAAAGATGCCACCCTGGCCGAAGTTGATGCCGCCATGAACGAAGCACATGTTGCTTTTTTGTCCTACAAAAATTTTGATGGAAAGAAAAGGGCAGCATTTTTACGCGCCATAGCTGATGAAATTGAAGCGCTGGGCGATGAGTTGGTGAAAACGGCCATGGGCGAGACGGCCCTTCCCGAGGCAAGGATCATTGGGGAGCGCGGCAGGACAACCGGCCATTGCCGCATGTTTGCCGATTATATTGAAGAAGGTTCCTGGGTAGAGGCAAGGATCGATACGGCCATGCCTGATCGGACACCGGCCCCCAAACCAGACATTAGGAAAAAATTGGTGCCCCTTGGCCCGGTGGTTGTTTTTGGCGCGGCCAACTTCCCCTTGGCATACTCCACTGCCGGGGGCGATACTGCATCGGCATTGGCCGCAGGCTGTCCCGTAATCGTAAAAGCACACCCTGCCCACGCCAAAACATCAGAACTGGTGGCCGGGGCAATAAAAAAGGCCATGGGCAAAACGGGGATGCCTGCCGGTGTTTTTCAACATTTGCATGGCGCTGGCTTTGAAGTAGGCCAAGCCCTGGTGAAGCACCCGCGTGCTAGTGCAGTGGGTTTCACAGGATCTTATCTGGGGGGCAAGGCCTTGTTTGATATGGCCAACCAGCGCCCAACGCCCATTCCCGTATTTGCCGAGATGAGCAGCACCAACCCTGTCATCTTGTTGCCCGATTCGCTTGCCAGGGATTATGAACAAACCGCAGGCATGCTGGCGTCTTCCATGGTATTGGGGGTAGGCCAGTTTTGTACCAACCCCGGGCTGATATTTGCCGTGGAAGGGGATGGGTTGGGCCAATTCATCAAGCACCTGTCTGCTGCCATAAGCAAATCACTCCCTGCCGAGATGCTCCACGAGGGTATAGCCAGGAACTATGTCAAGCGCTTGTCAGAAACCCTTTCCCAAAAGGGCGTGAAGTTGGAGGTGCAGGCCCAAGCGGAATCCAAGGTAGGCGACAAAGACCAGGGAAGGCCTACTGTAGCTTCCGTACAGGCACCTGTATTTATGGAAAATCCCTCCCTTGCGGAGGAAGTGTTTGGGCCATTTTCGTTAATAGTACGATGCAAGGACATGAATGAACTGAATACGGTCATGGCCCGAGTGCACGGACAGCTCACCTCAACCCTTATTGGCGGGGAAAAGGAGATAGCCAAACATACCAACCTGATAAACATCCTCATGGGGAAGGCCGGCCGTTTGATCATTAACGGTGTGCCCACAGGGGTAGAGGTATGCCCTTCACAAAACCATGGCGGGCCATTTCCCTCCACCACCGACTCAAGGTTTACGGCAGTGGGCACCGATGCCATTAAAAGGTTTGCAAGGCCTGTGGCATTTCAAAATTTTCCAGATTCCCTTTTGCCCGATGAGTTAAAAAATGCAAATGACAAGGGCATTTGGAGGGTCGTGAATGGTGAGATGACACGTAAAGGCCTGGGATAA